The following are from one region of the Endozoicomonas sp. 4G genome:
- a CDS encoding RING finger domain-containing protein codes for MALLYFSRTDIQRGLSWHFLANKKGVVGIFVLSLLAMMLAMMIVPLCYSATLIDRHHPDGRKVRTEINDGKTRNSTLTVTGGKLAGNADFPSVGNGDNGGSGGFFYLPPPPWGGGGGRPSGLFEIDLTILQPVINWLMSVGKGSGDGRQAANEDGQPSGSRTNAESKDTTNHHQQEKKEAPEDRENESPGEGNGSSGDGNNRKDDNGEESKNNASTQDLQLLANELLAIIESDDPNAAFKFREILDKLDMPQRLQVLATKGTNISGNTITPLQAILALPRSSYEHTTRNRFIQQLLAATNNHYLMILSDDSQLMSDSETTDDYIAINAFDDNALHVVKEEPTHIIDAECAVCQEQFVRTSNIVKTPCNHLYHVDCLKQWLNKRQQDDSIINCPTCRTELNAFSKKFNDFNQLVRKYDGCHFLANAKRAVNEWNKAETSYQTLYHFIQFCRHNSQASDNSQFVYILGHLIRLVAKAEIHHHGYISATFSANSHLMVTASDDGTAKIYVYQSDGPWQEEFTIRHDGPVNLARFSADSSHVLTASDDGTAKIYVRKEDGSWQEEITIRHRGPIHSATFSADNSRVLTASKDGTAKIHVQKEVGSWEEEGTISHDGPIDLASFSDDGSHVVTAGEDNLVKITGKSADGSWQVKIIVIHKGYVNSAIFSPNNRYLVTASDDGTAKIIGRKDDESWEEEFTTSHISTDSSVISAAFSPDSRHVLTFGKDNLVKIIGKRADGSWIVKAIISHSHFIETATFSPDSRHVVTAGFDKQAKIYVEKTDELWEEEITIHHNHWVRLATFSPDSQHAVTASDDGTAKIHNYKNDGSWEEELTIHHTDRVSSVTFSPDDRFVMTAGYDGFVKITYLKGDGSQKVEFAIRNPNPILSASFSANSRFVLTQSFLGGVFGNIVSITELWKE; via the coding sequence ATGGCGTTACTTTATTTTTCCAGAACAGACATTCAACGCGGATTGTCTTGGCATTTTCTGGCAAACAAGAAAGGCGTAGTTGGTATTTTTGTTCTTTCCCTGCTGGCTATGATGCTGGCTATGATGATTGTGCCGTTATGTTATTCCGCAACGCTTATTGACCGTCATCATCCCGATGGGCGCAAGGTTCGGACTGAAATCAATGATGGGAAAACCCGCAATAGCACACTGACAGTGACAGGAGGCAAGCTCGCTGGTAACGCCGATTTTCCCAGTGTCGGCAACGGAGACAACGGAGGGAGCGGTGGCTTCTTTTATTTGCCTCCTCCTCCCTGGGGAGGTGGAGGCGGCAGGCCATCGGGATTATTCGAAATTGACCTGACTATTCTGCAACCCGTCATCAACTGGCTGATGTCCGTAGGTAAGGGTTCTGGCGATGGCCGACAGGCAGCTAATGAGGATGGTCAACCCTCTGGCAGCAGAACTAATGCAGAATCAAAGGACACAACTAACCACCATCAACAGGAGAAAAAAGAAGCACCTGAAGATCGGGAGAACGAATCACCGGGAGAAGGCAATGGTAGCAGCGGCGATGGCAATAACAGAAAAGACGACAATGGAGAGGAGAGTAAAAATAATGCTTCGACTCAAGACCTTCAGCTACTTGCCAACGAGCTTTTAGCCATCATTGAAAGCGACGATCCCAATGCAGCTTTTAAATTCAGGGAAATATTGGATAAGCTGGACATGCCTCAGCGTTTGCAAGTTCTAGCAACAAAAGGCACAAACATCAGCGGCAATACTATTACTCCTCTTCAGGCAATATTGGCACTGCCGCGTTCTTCCTATGAGCACACAACACGCAACCGATTTATCCAGCAGCTGCTAGCAGCCACTAACAACCACTACCTGATGATTTTGTCTGACGACAGCCAGCTGATGAGTGACTCTGAAACCACAGATGATTACATCGCTATCAATGCTTTCGACGATAATGCACTGCATGTGGTTAAAGAAGAACCTACACACATTATTGATGCAGAGTGCGCGGTATGTCAGGAGCAGTTTGTACGCACGTCAAATATAGTGAAAACGCCCTGCAATCACCTTTATCACGTAGACTGTTTAAAACAGTGGTTAAATAAAAGACAGCAGGATGATTCAATTATAAATTGTCCTACATGTCGTACAGAATTAAACGCCTTTAGTAAAAAATTTAACGACTTTAACCAACTAGTGAGAAAATACGACGGTTGTCATTTTTTAGCTAATGCAAAAAGAGCAGTTAATGAATGGAATAAAGCAGAAACAAGCTATCAAACCTTATACCATTTTATCCAATTTTGCCGACATAACAGCCAGGCATCTGATAATTCACAGTTTGTATATATCTTGGGACACCTCATTCGTCTCGTGGCAAAAGCCGAGATCCACCATCACGGTTATATCTCAGCCACCTTCAGCGCCAATAGCCACCTTATGGTGACCGCCAGTGACGATGGAACAGCAAAAATCTATGTTTATCAGTCCGATGGACCTTGGCAGGAAGAGTTCACTATCCGTCACGATGGTCCGGTCAATTTAGCCAGATTCAGCGCCGATAGTAGTCATGTGTTGACCGCCAGTGACGATGGAACAGCAAAAATCTATGTTCGGAAGGAGGATGGATCATGGCAAGAAGAAATCACTATCCGCCACCGTGGGCCCATTCATTCAGCCACCTTCAGCGCCGATAATAGCCGCGTGTTGACCGCCAGCAAAGATGGGACAGCAAAAATCCATGTTCAGAAGGAGGTTGGATCATGGGAAGAAGAAGGGACCATCAGCCATGATGGTCCAATCGATTTAGCCAGCTTCAGTGATGATGGTAGCCATGTGGTGACTGCCGGTGAAGATAACCTGGTGAAAATCACGGGCAAATCAGCCGATGGGTCATGGCAAGTAAAAATCATCGTTATCCATAAGGGCTATGTCAACTCAGCCATCTTTAGCCCCAATAACCGCTATCTGGTGACCGCCAGTGACGATGGTACGGCAAAAATCATTGGCCGGAAAGACGATGAATCATGGGAAGAAGAATTCACCACTAGCCATATTAGCACCGATAGTTCGGTCATATCAGCCGCCTTCAGCCCGGATAGCCGACATGTGTTGACTTTCGGCAAGGATAATCTGGTTAAAATCATTGGCAAACGGGCCGACGGATCATGGATAGTAAAAGCCATCATTTCCCACAGTCATTTTATTGAGACAGCCACCTTCAGTCCCGATAGCCGCCATGTGGTGACCGCCGGTTTCGACAAACAGGCAAAAATCTACGTCGAAAAGACCGATGAATTATGGGAAGAAGAAATCACTATCCACCACAACCATTGGGTCAGGTTAGCCACCTTCAGTCCCGATAGCCAACATGCAGTAACCGCCAGTGATGATGGAACGGCAAAAATCCATAACTACAAGAATGATGGATCATGGGAAGAAGAGCTCACTATCCATCATACTGATCGGGTCTCTTCTGTCACCTTCAGTCCCGATGACCGCTTTGTGATGACCGCTGGTTATGATGGTTTCGTGAAAATCACTTACCTGAAAGGTGATGGGTCACAGAAAGTAGAATTCGCTATCCGCAACCCCAATCCAATCTTGTCAGCCAGCTTCAGCGCCAATAGCCGCTTTGTGCTGACCCAAAGTTTTTTGGGAGGTGTGTTCGGCAACATTGTGTCAATTACTGAACTATGGAAGGAATAG
- a CDS encoding RING finger domain-containing protein: MIEKGVISIIVFSLLAMMLVTMMLVAMMTVPLCYSSPLIDRHHPDGHRVRIEINDGKIQNNTLTVTGGQLAGNTDFPGVGNGGFFYSPPPPWGGGRPSGLFEIDLTILQPVINWLTPIGNEDRQPSGSKPNTGSNDATNHHHHHNQQQQEKRETPEDQENTSPGEGNSSSSDGNNRKDDNGEESKNNASTQDLQQLANHLLAIIESDDPNAVFEFREMLDKLDMPQRLQVLNTKGSKIRGSTVTPIEAILALPRSPHEHSTRNRFIKQLIEVTDNDYLIISFDNSNLTILYKIVLDIIDKVNQSHQQPPIGHFEKRCFTEYFTLLFLLDSHPVEHIRNLLEEISDLAIRNEIINGAQSLIYPESFLDILTKCDDHPSFHELIRLSNELRMQNDYIAITSFRDNALRVDKHESRQIIDAECPVCQEQFLRSSNMVLVKTPCNHLYHVDCLNQWLKKRRRDRSIRTCPTCRAELNALRKKLNDFNALLIKYDGCHSLAIAERAVKEWNKAETSYATLYYFVQFCRHSSQASDDSPFVKLLRHLIHPVTKAEIRHNDGIKSATFSANNHLVVTASYDGTAKIYVYQPDGSWQQEYTVHHDDPVKLASFSADSRRVLTASDDGTAKIHVRKEDGSWEEEVTIRHRRPINSAAFSADSRRVLTASNDGTAKIHHQKEDGSWEKEGSISHDGPIHLASFSADGSHVVTVGKDNLVKITGQSVDGSWQVKIIVRHRNRANSAIFSPDNRYVVTASNDGTANIIARKDDGSWEEELTISHIRTNGDIKSAAFSPDSRHVLTVGKDKLVKILGKRADGSWVVKAIISHSERIHTATFSPDSHLVMTASFDQQAKIYGEKTDALWEEEISIHHNSWVFSAIFSPDSQHAVTTSHDETAKIQSYKNDGSWEEELTIHHTGQVTSAAFSADGRFVMTFGIDGIAKITYLKDNSLREEIITRHPNPIFSASFSANSRFVLTQSFLPVPDGVDSIVKITELWKEE; this comes from the coding sequence ATGATTGAGAAGGGCGTGATTAGTATTATTGTTTTTTCCCTGCTGGCTATGATGCTAGTAACTATGATGCTAGTAGCTATGATGACTGTGCCCTTGTGCTATTCCTCACCCCTTATTGACCGTCATCATCCCGATGGGCACAGGGTTCGGATTGAAATCAATGATGGGAAAATCCAGAATAACACTCTGACAGTGACAGGAGGCCAGCTCGCTGGCAATACCGATTTTCCCGGTGTCGGCAACGGGGGCTTCTTTTATTCGCCTCCTCCTCCCTGGGGAGGCGGCAGGCCATCGGGACTGTTCGAAATTGACCTGACTATTCTGCAACCCGTCATCAACTGGCTGACGCCCATAGGTAATGAGGATCGACAACCCTCTGGCAGCAAACCCAATACAGGATCAAATGACGCAACTAACCATCACCATCATCATAATCAACAACAACAGGAAAAAAGAGAAACACCTGAAGATCAGGAGAACACATCACCGGGAGAAGGTAATAGTAGCAGTAGCGATGGCAATAACAGAAAAGACGACAATGGCGAGGAGAGTAAAAATAATGCTTCGACTCAGGACCTTCAACAACTTGCCAATCACCTTTTAGCCATCATTGAAAGCGACGATCCCAACGCCGTTTTTGAATTCAGGGAAATGCTGGATAAGCTGGACATGCCTCAGCGTTTGCAGGTTCTGAATACAAAAGGCTCAAAAATCAGGGGCAGTACGGTCACGCCTATTGAGGCCATATTGGCACTGCCGCGTTCTCCCCATGAGCACTCAACACGCAACCGATTTATCAAGCAGCTGATAGAAGTCACTGACAACGACTACCTGATAATTTCGTTTGACAACAGCAACCTGACGATTTTGTATAAGATTGTTCTGGACATAATCGACAAGGTCAATCAATCTCACCAACAGCCACCCATAGGACATTTTGAAAAACGTTGCTTTACTGAGTACTTCACTCTATTGTTCCTGCTTGATTCACACCCGGTTGAGCATATTCGCAATCTATTAGAAGAAATATCAGATTTAGCCATAAGGAATGAGATTATAAATGGTGCACAATCATTGATATATCCCGAATCTTTTCTGGATATCTTGACAAAATGTGACGACCACCCATCGTTCCATGAATTAATACGCTTATCAAATGAACTGCGCATGCAAAATGATTACATAGCGATCACTTCTTTCCGTGATAATGCACTGCGTGTGGATAAACATGAATCCAGACAAATTATTGATGCAGAGTGCCCGGTGTGTCAGGAACAGTTTTTACGCTCGTCAAATATGGTTCTAGTGAAAACACCCTGCAATCACCTTTATCACGTAGATTGTTTAAATCAATGGCTCAAAAAAAGGAGGAGGGATCGTTCAATTAGAACTTGCCCTACATGTCGGGCAGAGTTAAATGCCTTAAGAAAAAAGCTTAACGACTTTAACGCACTATTGATAAAATACGACGGTTGTCATTCTTTAGCTATTGCAGAAAGAGCAGTGAAGGAATGGAATAAAGCAGAAACAAGTTATGCAACCTTGTACTATTTTGTCCAGTTTTGCCGACATAGCAGCCAGGCATCTGATGATTCACCGTTTGTAAAACTCTTGCGACACCTCATTCATCCCGTGACAAAAGCCGAGATCCGCCATAACGATGGCATCAAATCAGCCACCTTCAGCGCCAATAACCACCTTGTGGTGACCGCCAGTTACGATGGCACTGCAAAAATCTATGTCTATCAGCCCGATGGATCCTGGCAGCAAGAATACACTGTCCACCACGATGATCCGGTCAAGTTAGCCAGCTTCAGCGCCGATAGTCGCCGTGTATTGACCGCCAGTGACGATGGGACAGCAAAAATTCATGTTCGGAAAGAGGATGGATCATGGGAAGAAGAAGTCACTATCCGCCACCGCAGGCCGATCAATTCAGCCGCCTTTAGCGCCGATAGTCGCCGTGTGTTGACCGCCAGCAACGATGGTACGGCAAAAATCCATCATCAAAAGGAGGATGGATCATGGGAAAAAGAAGGGAGCATCAGCCATGATGGTCCGATCCATTTAGCCAGCTTCAGTGCCGATGGTAGCCATGTGGTGACTGTTGGCAAAGATAACCTGGTGAAAATCACGGGCCAATCAGTCGATGGATCATGGCAAGTAAAAATCATCGTTCGCCATAGAAACCGTGCCAACTCAGCCATCTTTAGCCCCGATAACCGCTATGTGGTCACCGCCAGTAACGATGGTACGGCAAACATCATTGCCCGGAAAGACGATGGATCATGGGAAGAAGAACTCACCATCAGCCACATTCGCACCAATGGTGATATCAAATCAGCCGCCTTCAGCCCCGATAGCCGACATGTGCTGACTGTCGGCAAGGATAAACTGGTTAAAATCCTTGGTAAACGGGCCGACGGATCATGGGTAGTAAAAGCCATCATTTCCCATAGTGAGCGTATCCACACAGCCACCTTCAGTCCCGATAGCCACCTTGTGATGACCGCCAGTTTCGACCAACAGGCAAAAATCTACGGCGAAAAGACCGATGCATTATGGGAAGAGGAAATCAGTATCCACCACAATAGTTGGGTCTTCTCAGCCATCTTCAGTCCCGATAGCCAACATGCAGTCACCACCAGCCATGATGAAACAGCAAAAATCCAAAGCTACAAGAATGATGGATCATGGGAAGAAGAGCTCACTATCCATCATACTGGTCAGGTCACTTCAGCCGCCTTCAGTGCCGATGGCCGCTTTGTGATGACCTTTGGTATTGATGGTATCGCGAAAATCACTTACCTGAAGGACAATTCGTTACGGGAAGAAATCATTACCCGCCACCCCAATCCAATCTTCTCAGCCAGCTTCAGCGCCAATAGTCGCTTTGTGCTGACCCAAAGTTTTTTGCCAGTACCTGATGGTGTCGACAGCATTGTGAAAATTACTGAGCTGTGGAAGGAAGAGTAA
- a CDS encoding RING finger domain-containing protein, with protein MALLYFSRTDIQRGLFWHFLANKKGMVDIFVLSLLAVMLAVMLAVMIAPLCYSSTLIDRHHPDGRKIPIAIHDGRTRNSTLTVTGGQPAGNADFPSVGNGDNRGNGGNSGFFYLPPPPWGGVGGRPSGLFEIDLTVLQPVINWLMSIGDGRQTGNEDGQSSGSRPNAGSNDTANNQHQQEQREAPENRENKSPGEGNGSSGDGNNRKDDNGEESQNNDSTQDLQVLANELLAIIASDDPNAAVKFRKMLDQLDMLQRLQVLETKGTNISGSTVTPLEATLALPRSSHEPSTRNRFIRQLIAATDNNRMMVSPDINHLMILYKIVLDIIDKVNESHQQPPIGHFEKRCFTEYFVQLLLHYSHPVKRIRNLLEEISDVAIRNEIINAAPSLISPTSFLDILTQYDHHPSFLELIRLSNELRMQNDYIAINAFSDDAMSVDKEKSTHIIHAECAVCQEPFVRSSNMVMVKTPCNHLYHVGCLNQWLKKRARDDLIRTCPICRTELNALSKKLNDFDKLLQKYDGCHSLAIAERAVNEWNKAETNYATLYHFVQFCRHSSQTSDDSQFVKLLRTLIHPVKKAEIRHDDWINSATFSANNHLVVTASYDGTAKVCVYQSDGTWEEELTVRHDDLVNVATFSADSSRVLTASKDGTAKIYVRKEDGSWQEEITIHHHGPINSASFRADNSRVLTASKDGTAKIHVHKDGSWKEEGSINHDGPIHLASFSADGSHVVTVGKDKAVKITGKSADGSWQVKFIVIHEESVNSAIFSPDNRYVVTASNDGTAKIIGQKDDKSWQVEVTISHISTDSSIRSAAFSPDSRHVLTVGGYNLVKIIGKQADESWVVKAIISHNDRINSATFSPDSHHVVTASYDKQAKIYGEKTDALWEEEITIHHNNWVSSATFSPDSQHAVTTSDDGTAKIHNCKNDGSWEEGVTIHHTDQIISATFSADGRFVMTFDDDGIAKIKYLKGAIQFTIRQPNSILSASFSANSRFVLTRSFLSGFDVPGSIVKITELWKEE; from the coding sequence ATGGCGTTACTTTATTTTTCCAGAACAGACATTCAACGCGGATTGTTCTGGCATTTTCTGGCAAACAAGAAGGGCATGGTTGATATTTTTGTTCTTTCCCTGCTGGCTGTGATGCTGGCTGTGATGCTGGCTGTGATGATTGCGCCGTTATGCTATTCCTCAACCCTTATTGACCGTCATCATCCCGATGGGCGCAAGATTCCGATTGCAATCCATGATGGGAGAACACGCAATAGCACCCTGACAGTGACCGGAGGCCAGCCCGCTGGCAACGCCGATTTTCCCAGTGTCGGCAACGGAGACAACAGAGGCAACGGAGGCAACAGCGGCTTCTTTTATTTGCCTCCTCCTCCCTGGGGAGGTGTAGGCGGCAGGCCATCGGGATTGTTCGAAATTGACCTGACTGTTCTGCAACCCGTTATCAACTGGCTGATGTCCATAGGTGATGGCCGACAGACAGGTAATGAGGATGGACAGTCCTCTGGCAGCAGACCCAATGCAGGATCAAATGACACAGCAAATAACCAGCATCAACAGGAGCAAAGAGAAGCACCTGAAAATCGGGAGAACAAATCACCGGGAGAAGGTAATGGTAGCAGCGGCGATGGCAATAACAGAAAAGACGACAATGGCGAGGAGAGTCAAAATAATGATTCGACTCAGGATCTCCAGGTACTTGCCAACGAGCTTTTAGCCATCATTGCAAGCGACGATCCCAACGCCGCTGTTAAATTCAGGAAAATGTTGGATCAGCTGGACATGCTCCAGCGTTTACAGGTTCTGGAAACAAAAGGTACAAACATCAGTGGCAGTACAGTCACGCCTCTTGAGGCGACATTGGCACTGCCGCGCTCTTCTCATGAGCCCTCAACACGCAACCGATTTATCAGGCAGCTGATAGCAGCCACTGACAACAACCGTATGATGGTTTCGCCTGACATCAACCACCTGATGATTTTGTATAAGATTGTTCTGGACATAATCGACAAGGTCAATGAATCTCACCAACAGCCACCCATAGGACATTTTGAAAAACGTTGCTTTACTGAGTACTTCGTTCAATTATTACTGCATTATTCACACCCGGTTAAGCGTATTCGCAATCTATTAGAAGAAATATCAGATGTAGCCATAAGGAATGAGATTATAAATGCTGCACCATCATTGATATCCCCCACCTCTTTTCTGGATATCCTGACACAATATGACCATCACCCATCGTTCCTTGAATTAATACGCTTATCAAATGAACTGCGTATGCAAAATGATTACATCGCTATCAATGCTTTCAGCGATGATGCAATGAGTGTGGATAAAGAGAAATCTACACACATTATTCATGCAGAGTGTGCAGTATGTCAGGAACCGTTTGTACGTTCGTCAAATATGGTTATGGTGAAAACACCCTGCAATCACCTTTATCACGTAGGTTGTTTAAACCAGTGGCTCAAAAAAAGGGCGCGAGATGATTTAATTAGAACTTGCCCTATATGTCGGACAGAATTAAATGCCTTAAGTAAAAAACTTAACGACTTTGATAAACTATTGCAAAAATACGACGGTTGTCATTCTTTAGCTATTGCAGAAAGAGCAGTTAATGAATGGAATAAGGCAGAAACAAATTATGCAACCTTGTACCACTTTGTCCAATTTTGCCGACATAGCAGCCAGACATCTGATGATTCACAGTTTGTAAAACTCTTGCGAACCCTCATTCATCCCGTGAAAAAAGCCGAGATCCGCCATGACGATTGGATCAACTCAGCCACCTTCAGCGCCAATAACCACCTTGTGGTGACCGCCAGTTACGATGGCACTGCGAAAGTCTGTGTCTATCAGTCCGATGGAACATGGGAGGAAGAACTCACCGTTCGCCACGATGATTTGGTCAATGTAGCCACCTTCAGCGCCGATAGTAGCCGTGTGTTGACCGCCAGTAAGGATGGGACAGCAAAAATCTATGTTCGGAAGGAGGATGGATCATGGCAAGAAGAAATCACTATCCACCACCATGGACCCATTAATTCAGCCAGCTTCAGAGCCGACAATAGCCGTGTGTTGACCGCCAGCAAAGATGGGACAGCAAAAATCCATGTTCATAAGGATGGATCATGGAAAGAAGAAGGGAGCATCAACCATGATGGTCCGATCCACTTAGCCAGCTTCAGTGCTGATGGTAGCCATGTGGTGACTGTCGGCAAAGATAAAGCGGTAAAAATCACGGGCAAATCCGCCGATGGATCATGGCAAGTAAAATTTATCGTTATCCATGAGGAGTCTGTCAACTCAGCCATCTTTAGCCCCGATAACCGCTATGTGGTAACCGCCAGTAACGATGGCACGGCAAAAATCATTGGTCAGAAAGACGATAAGTCATGGCAAGTAGAAGTTACCATTAGCCACATTAGCACCGATAGTTCGATCAGATCAGCCGCCTTCAGCCCCGATAGCCGACATGTGCTGACTGTCGGCGGGTATAACCTGGTTAAAATCATTGGTAAACAGGCCGACGAATCGTGGGTAGTAAAAGCCATCATTTCGCATAATGATCGTATCAACTCAGCCACTTTCAGTCCCGATAGCCATCATGTGGTGACCGCCAGTTACGACAAACAAGCAAAAATCTACGGCGAAAAGACCGATGCATTATGGGAAGAAGAAATCACCATTCACCACAATAATTGGGTCAGCTCAGCCACCTTCAGTCCCGATAGCCAACATGCAGTAACCACCAGTGATGATGGAACGGCAAAAATCCATAACTGCAAGAATGACGGATCATGGGAAGAAGGAGTCACTATCCATCATACTGATCAGATCATTTCAGCCACCTTCAGTGCCGATGGCCGCTTTGTGATGACCTTTGATGATGATGGTATCGCAAAAATCAAGTACCTGAAGGGTGCTATCCAATTCACTATCCGCCAACCCAATTCAATCCTCTCAGCCAGCTTCAGCGCCAATAGCCGCTTTGTGCTGACCCGAAGTTTTTTGTCAGGCTTTGATGTCCCCGGCAGCATTGTGAAAATTACTGAACTGTGGAAGGAAGAGTAA